Proteins encoded in a region of the Neodiprion lecontei isolate iyNeoLeco1 chromosome 5, iyNeoLeco1.1, whole genome shotgun sequence genome:
- the LOC107225994 gene encoding ATP-binding cassette sub-family C member 4 isoform X4 gives MDTKRRQCLPNPEESSNFLSRLFFGWSFPIFLKGAKRDLQITDLYDPLKSDESERLCNRLEREWQKELAKAKESPMVGEGSKRKPKKKPSLTLALVRMFWFKFMLQGLLFFVYLMAVRILQPVIQGWVIAYFDKDKNQFSQNEAFIYATELILLTLASIFLLHHTNLRTQEMGMCARIACCSMIYRKILRLDLASVSNTAAGQVANLISNDVARFDNLLMHLHYIWIMPLQVTLIGYVMWQFVGVASLVGIGAMVLQTIPIQGYFSNLSAKLRSKIAMKTDERIQLMSELISGIEVIKMYSWEKPFEIIVSKVRGVEMKLIGLTSYLRGIYASIMVFSERVTLYLTLISFALMGNHLTAEITFPLATLFNVLQMTCAIAFPQAIIQSGEAIVSLRRISAFLLLDEVRQPENSEFVANDGDQPVEKHTTSQLLESGKETEMESLLLEKGKPDAKITSSATNGAKKVDIRYEHGISIELVNVAANWVSAQLPPTLCELSMEVKSKSLTVLVGSVGSGKSSLLHLLLGELSVGAGRLSYFTDEKNEKTRINSRDIRISYTSQDPWLFPASVRANILFGQPYDKKRYQKVTRVCALVKDFEQLPQGDMSFVGERGASLSGGQRARVNLARAVYRDADLYLLDDPLSAVDARVGRHLFEECIQGYLKGKTRILVTHQLQFLRQADSVIVLNRGTVMHQGTYEELAESTHAILTSQKSVESETVEEENEETYDVGKHDFRTRRLTSVSSERPSERSVSFEELQDIDGEEIATGSMSTQVYSSYFLSGGNICSLIILMITIVIGQLSANASDYWVTYWTNQNTRRAEIRANETASNITSSKNETSIDFQQMFWDPDTEWYDQYGLLRSDIAVQVYTMLIAATVIFLSLRSLLFMKICMTASRTIHDSMFSNLLRATMRFFNTNPTGRILNRFSKDVGAMDELLPRAMLETLQVFTVMLGILVMVSIVNPWTIIPMIFVAALFYFIRIYYLKTAQNIKRLEGITKSPVFSHVSSTLDGLTTIRSCGVLVEEMLKQEFDHHQDSHTGAWYLTLGTATAFGFTLDLVSCCFTTFVCFSFILINDFPGGSVGLAISQCLILTGMVQYGVRLSAEVVSQMTSVERVLQYTNLPKEGPFTTGSPPPDTWPSQGGLVMKNVSMKYNDDKPPVLKGLNLKINPGWKVGIVGRTGAGKSSLISALFRLTGDGLEGEIILDGVDTKSIGLQELRPRISIIPQEPILFSASLRYNLDPFDQYSDAKLWDSLQEVELGNSVPSLDFRVAEGGANFSVGQRQLICLARAILRNNRLLVLDEATANIDRSTDNLIQNTIRRRFADCTVLTIAHRLNTIMDSDRVLVMEGGRIVEFDHPYLLLKDPNGHFSQMLQQTGKAMADKLALIAERTYQLSGEFKEISNDGVTTPPQ, from the exons atggaCACGAAAAGAAGACAGTGCCTACCAAATCCTGAGgaatcttcaaattttctaagCAGGCTTTTTTTCGG ATGGtcgtttccaatttttttgaagGGAGCGAAACGTGATTTGCAAATAACAGATTTGTATGACCCGTTGAAATCGGATGAATCAGAAAGACTCTGTAACCGTCTGGAAAG AGAATGGCAGAAAGAATTGGCGAAGGCGAAAGAATCGCCGATGGTGGGTGAGGGCAGCAAAAGGAAGCCGAAGAAGAAGCCTAGCCTGACTTTGGCGTTGGTAAGGATGTTCTGGTTCAAGTTCATGCTGCAAGGACTGCTCTTCTTTGTGTATTTGATGGCGGTGCGGATACTACAGCCAGTGATCCAGGGTTGGGTCATCGCCTACTTTGACAAAgataaaaatcagttttcgCAAAACGAGGCCTTCATCTACGCCACTGAACTGATCCTCCTCACTCTTGCGTCGATATTCCTCCTTCACCACACAAATTTGCGGACCCAGGAGATGGGAATGTGCGCGAGGATTGCTTGTTGTTCCATGATATACAGGAAG ATTCTACGCCTCGATTTGGCATCGGTGAGCAATACGGCGGCGGGTCAAGTGGCCAATTTGATCAGCAACGACGTGGCCCGATTTGATAATCTTCTCATGCATCTTCATTACATTTGGATAATGCCGTTACAG GTGACTTTGATAGGGTACGTGATGTGGCAATTTGTCGGTGTGGCTTCGCTGGTGGGAATCGGAGCTATGGTCCTGCAGACCATACCTATTCAAGGTTACTTCAGCAATCTTAGCGCCAAGCTGCGATCCAAGATCGCAATGAAGACGGACGAAAGAATACAGCTGATGAGTGAGCTGATATCTGGGATTGAG GTGATCAAGATGTACTCGTGGGAAAAGCCGTTCGAAATTATAGTGTCGAAAGTTCGAGGTGTGGAAATGAAACTAATCGGACTCACGTCGTATCTCAGAGGGATATACGCGAGTATTATGGTCTTCTCGGAAAGGGTCACGCTTTATTTGACCTTAATCTCTTTTGCGCTGATGGGTAACCATTTGACTGCGGAAATTACCTTTCCATTGGCAACGCTGTTCAACGTGCTCCAAATGACGTGTGCAATTGCATTTCCGCAGGCAATCATTCAGTCTGGAGAGGCAATAGTTTCTTTAAGAAGGATATCG GCATTTTTGCTGCTGGACGAAGTGCGACAACCGGAGAATTCTGAATTTGTAGCAAACGATGGGGACCAACCAGTGGAGAAGCACACGACAAGCCAACTGCTCGAAAGTGGAAAGGAAACTGAAATG GAGTCCTTGTTGTTGGAAAAAGGAAAACCTGATGCCAAGATCACATCCAGTGCAACGAACGGAGCAAAGAAAGTAGACATACGGTATGAACATGGAATCAGCATCGAATTGGTAAACGTCGCTGCGAACTGGGTGAGCGCACAGCTGCCGCCAACATTGTGCGAGCTTTCAATGGAGGTAAAGAGCAAATCTTTAACTGTCCTCGTGGGATCCGTCGGCTCGGGAAAGTCGTCCTTACTGCACCTCCTGCTAGGCGAATTGTCGGTCGGGGCTGGAAGACTGTCCTATTTtaccgatgaaaaaaatgagaagaCCAGAATCAACAGCCGGGACATTCGCATCTCATATACCAGCCAAGATCCTTGGCTGTTTCCAGCTTCTGTACGCGCCAATATTCTATTCGGCCAGCCTTACGACAAAAAGCGATACCAAAAG GTGACACGAGTTTGCGCGCTGGTGAAGGACTTCGAGCAGCTTCCTCAGGGTGACATGAGCTTCGTCGGAGAGAGAGGAGCTTCTCTGTCTGGAGGCCAGAGAGCTCGTGTCAATCTGGCCAGAGCCGTTTACAGAGACGCCGATCTCTACCTGCTGGACGATCCTTTGAGTGCAGTTGACGCTCGTGTCGGTCGTCACTTGTTTGAAGAGTGCATACAAGGTTACCTGAAGGGCAAGACACGGATCCTCGTCACTCATCAGTTGCAATTTCTTCGTCAAGCTGACAGTGTGATAGTTCTGAATCGC GGTACCGTGATGCACCAAGGGACTTATGAAGAGTTGGCGGAATCCACTCACGCCATATTAACTTCTCAAAAATCTGTGGAATCCGAAACGgttgaagaagaaaacgaagaaacttACGACGTGGGGAAACACGACTTCAGG ACAAGACGTCTAACTTCGGTTAGCAGTGAAAGGCCATCAGAAAGGTCGGTGAGCTTTGAAGAATTGCAGGATATCGACGGTGAAGAGATCGCTACGGGAAGTATGTCTACTCAAGTTTACAGCAGCTACTTTTTATCCGGTGGTAATATCTGCTCGTTGATCATTCTCATGATAACTATCGTCATTGGTCAGCTATCAGCAAATGCAAGTGATTACTGGGTAACTTACTGGACCAATCAAAACACAAGAAGAGCTGAAATAAGAGCTAATGAAACCGCTTCCAATATTACGAGCAGCAAAAATGAAACTTCCATCGATTTTCAACAAATGTTCTGGGATCCCGATACCGAATGGTATGACCAGTATGGACTGCTGCGCTCTGACATTGCCGTTCAAGTTTACACAATGCTGATCGCAGCCACTGTCATCTTTCTCTCACTACGCAGCTTGCTTTTCATGAAGATTTGTATGACCGCTAGTCGCACTATACACGACTCCATGTTTTCGAACCTTTTGCGAGCCACCATGAGATTCTTTAACACCAACCCAACTG GAAGAATTCTGAACCGATTTTCAAAGGATGTGGGTGCAATGGATGAACTGCTACCAAGGGCAATGCTTGAGACACTTCAGGTTTTCACAGTAATGTTAGGAATACTCGTTATGGTCAGCATTGTCAACCCATGGACGATAATCCCAATGATTTTTGTGGCTGcgcttttttatttcattagaATCTACTACTTGAAGACAGCCCAGAATATCAAGCGACTTGAAGGAATAA CCAAAAGTCCTGTATTCTCCCACGTGAGCTCTACTCTCGACGGATTAACGACCATACGAAGCTGTGGTGTCCTGGTGGAAGAAATGCTAAAGCAAGAGTTTGACCATCACCAAGATTCGCATACAGGTGCCTGGTATCTCACCCTTGGGACGGCAACTGCCTTTGGGTTCACTCTCGACCTCGTGTCATGTTGTTTTACCACTTTCGTTTGCTTCTCGTTCATCCTTATAAATG ATTTCCCGGGAGGATCTGTCGGTCTGGCCATTTCACAGTGCTTGATACTGACTGGTATGGTTCAATATGGAGTGAGACTTAGTGCTGAGGTTGTTTCACAGATGACCTCAGTAGAGAGAGTTCTTCAGTATACGAACTTACCCAAGGAGGGACCTTTCACCACTGGCAGCCCTCCGCCAGATACTTGGCCTTCTCAAGGTGGTTTAGtcatgaaaaatgtttctatGAAATATAACGACGACAAACCGCCAGTGCTCAAG GGGTTAAACCTGAAGATAAACCCTGGATGGAAGGTTGGTATAGTGGGAAGGACTGGTGCAGGAAAATCCTCTCTCATCTCAGCGCTGTTTCGTTTGACTGGAGACGGACTGGAGGGTGAAATCATTCTGGACGGCGTAGATACAAAGTCGATAGGGTTACAAGAGCTACGCCCTCGAATCTCGATCATTCCCCAGGAGCCAATATTGTTCTCGGCAAGTCTTCGCTACAACTTGGACCCCTTCGACCAGTACTCAGACGCTAAGCTATGGGATAGTTTACAAGAAGTAGAACTTGGAAATTCGGTGCCTTCTCTTGACTTCCGAGTCGCTGAAGGTGGAGCCAATTTCAGCGTTGGACAGCGCCAATTGATCTGCTTGGCCAGAGCCATCCTGAGAAACAACCGATTGCTCGTCCTTGATGAAGCCACCGCTAATATTGACCGAAG CACCGACAATTTGATTCAAAACACCATAAGAAGGAGATTTGCTGATTGCACGGTCCTAACGATAGCTCATCGCTTGAACACGATAATGGACAGTGACCGAGTTCTGGTCATGGAAGGAGGCCGTATCGTG GAATTCGACCATCCATATTTGCTGTTGAAAGATCCGAATGGTCACTTTTCGCAAATGCTCCAACAAACAGGGAAAGCAATGGCAGATAAACTTGCTCTGATTGCTGAACGTACCTATCAACTAAGCGGTGAATTCAAGGAGATATCTAATGACGGCGTCACAACT CCCCCTCAATGA
- the LOC107225994 gene encoding ATP-binding cassette sub-family C member 4 isoform X5 encodes MDTKRRQCLPNPEESSNFLSRLFFGWSFPIFLKGAKRDLQITDLYDPLKSDESERLCNRLEREWQKELAKAKESPMVGEGSKRKPKKKPSLTLALVRMFWFKFMLQGLLFFVYLMAVRILQPVIQGWVIAYFDKDKNQFSQNEAFIYATELILLTLASIFLLHHTNLRTQEMGMCARIACCSMIYRKILRLDLASVSNTAAGQVANLISNDVARFDNLLMHLHYIWIMPLQVTLIGYVMWQFVGVASLVGIGAMVLQTIPIQGYFSNLSAKLRSKIAMKTDERIQLMSELISGIEVIKMYSWEKPFEIIVSKVRGVEMKLIGLTSYLRGIYASIMVFSERVTLYLTLISFALMGNHLTAEITFPLATLFNVLQMTCAIAFPQAIIQSGEAIVSLRRISAFLLLDEVRQPENSEFVANDGDQPVEKHTTSQLLESGKETEMESLLLEKGKPDAKITSSATNGAKKVDIRYEHGISIELVNVAANWVSAQLPPTLCELSMEVKSKSLTVLVGSVGSGKSSLLHLLLGELSVGAGRLSYFTDEKNEKTRINSRDIRISYTSQDPWLFPASVRANILFGQPYDKKRYQKVTRVCALVKDFEQLPQGDMSFVGERGASLSGGQRARVNLARAVYRDADLYLLDDPLSAVDARVGRHLFEECIQGYLKGKTRILVTHQLQFLRQADSVIVLNRGTVMHQGTYEELAESTHAILTSQKSVESETVEEENEETYDVGKHDFRTRRLTSVSSERPSERSVSFEELQDIDGEEIATGSMSTQVYSSYFLSGGNICSLIILMITIVIGQLSANASDYWVTYWTNQNTRRAEIRANETASNITSSKNETSIDFQQMFWDPDTEWYDQYGLLRSDIAVQVYTMLIAATVIFLSLRSLLFMKICMTASRTIHDSMFSNLLRATMRFFNTNPTGRILNRFSKDVGAMDELLPRAMLETLQVFTVMLGILVMVSIVNPWTIIPMIFVAALFYFIRIYYLKTAQNIKRLEGITKSPVFSHVSSTLDGLTTIRSCGVLVEEMLKQEFDHHQDSHTGAWYLTLGTATAFGFTLDLVSCCFTTFVCFSFILINDFPGGSVGLAISQCLILTGMVQYGVRLSAEVVSQMTSVERVLQYTNLPKEGPFTTGSPPPDTWPSQGGLVMKNVSMKYNDDKPPVLKGLNLKINPGWKVGIVGRTGAGKSSLISALFRLTGDGLEGEIILDGVDTKSIGLQELRPRISIIPQEPILFSASLRYNLDPFDQYSDAKLWDSLQEVELGNSVPSLDFRVAEGGANFSVGQRQLICLARAILRNNRLLVLDEATANIDRSTDNLIQNTIRRRFADCTVLTIAHRLNTIMDSDRVLVMEGGRIVEFDHPYLLLKDPNGHFSQMLQQTGKAMADKLALIAERTYQLSGEFKEISNDGVTTWRT; translated from the exons atggaCACGAAAAGAAGACAGTGCCTACCAAATCCTGAGgaatcttcaaattttctaagCAGGCTTTTTTTCGG ATGGtcgtttccaatttttttgaagGGAGCGAAACGTGATTTGCAAATAACAGATTTGTATGACCCGTTGAAATCGGATGAATCAGAAAGACTCTGTAACCGTCTGGAAAG AGAATGGCAGAAAGAATTGGCGAAGGCGAAAGAATCGCCGATGGTGGGTGAGGGCAGCAAAAGGAAGCCGAAGAAGAAGCCTAGCCTGACTTTGGCGTTGGTAAGGATGTTCTGGTTCAAGTTCATGCTGCAAGGACTGCTCTTCTTTGTGTATTTGATGGCGGTGCGGATACTACAGCCAGTGATCCAGGGTTGGGTCATCGCCTACTTTGACAAAgataaaaatcagttttcgCAAAACGAGGCCTTCATCTACGCCACTGAACTGATCCTCCTCACTCTTGCGTCGATATTCCTCCTTCACCACACAAATTTGCGGACCCAGGAGATGGGAATGTGCGCGAGGATTGCTTGTTGTTCCATGATATACAGGAAG ATTCTACGCCTCGATTTGGCATCGGTGAGCAATACGGCGGCGGGTCAAGTGGCCAATTTGATCAGCAACGACGTGGCCCGATTTGATAATCTTCTCATGCATCTTCATTACATTTGGATAATGCCGTTACAG GTGACTTTGATAGGGTACGTGATGTGGCAATTTGTCGGTGTGGCTTCGCTGGTGGGAATCGGAGCTATGGTCCTGCAGACCATACCTATTCAAGGTTACTTCAGCAATCTTAGCGCCAAGCTGCGATCCAAGATCGCAATGAAGACGGACGAAAGAATACAGCTGATGAGTGAGCTGATATCTGGGATTGAG GTGATCAAGATGTACTCGTGGGAAAAGCCGTTCGAAATTATAGTGTCGAAAGTTCGAGGTGTGGAAATGAAACTAATCGGACTCACGTCGTATCTCAGAGGGATATACGCGAGTATTATGGTCTTCTCGGAAAGGGTCACGCTTTATTTGACCTTAATCTCTTTTGCGCTGATGGGTAACCATTTGACTGCGGAAATTACCTTTCCATTGGCAACGCTGTTCAACGTGCTCCAAATGACGTGTGCAATTGCATTTCCGCAGGCAATCATTCAGTCTGGAGAGGCAATAGTTTCTTTAAGAAGGATATCG GCATTTTTGCTGCTGGACGAAGTGCGACAACCGGAGAATTCTGAATTTGTAGCAAACGATGGGGACCAACCAGTGGAGAAGCACACGACAAGCCAACTGCTCGAAAGTGGAAAGGAAACTGAAATG GAGTCCTTGTTGTTGGAAAAAGGAAAACCTGATGCCAAGATCACATCCAGTGCAACGAACGGAGCAAAGAAAGTAGACATACGGTATGAACATGGAATCAGCATCGAATTGGTAAACGTCGCTGCGAACTGGGTGAGCGCACAGCTGCCGCCAACATTGTGCGAGCTTTCAATGGAGGTAAAGAGCAAATCTTTAACTGTCCTCGTGGGATCCGTCGGCTCGGGAAAGTCGTCCTTACTGCACCTCCTGCTAGGCGAATTGTCGGTCGGGGCTGGAAGACTGTCCTATTTtaccgatgaaaaaaatgagaagaCCAGAATCAACAGCCGGGACATTCGCATCTCATATACCAGCCAAGATCCTTGGCTGTTTCCAGCTTCTGTACGCGCCAATATTCTATTCGGCCAGCCTTACGACAAAAAGCGATACCAAAAG GTGACACGAGTTTGCGCGCTGGTGAAGGACTTCGAGCAGCTTCCTCAGGGTGACATGAGCTTCGTCGGAGAGAGAGGAGCTTCTCTGTCTGGAGGCCAGAGAGCTCGTGTCAATCTGGCCAGAGCCGTTTACAGAGACGCCGATCTCTACCTGCTGGACGATCCTTTGAGTGCAGTTGACGCTCGTGTCGGTCGTCACTTGTTTGAAGAGTGCATACAAGGTTACCTGAAGGGCAAGACACGGATCCTCGTCACTCATCAGTTGCAATTTCTTCGTCAAGCTGACAGTGTGATAGTTCTGAATCGC GGTACCGTGATGCACCAAGGGACTTATGAAGAGTTGGCGGAATCCACTCACGCCATATTAACTTCTCAAAAATCTGTGGAATCCGAAACGgttgaagaagaaaacgaagaaacttACGACGTGGGGAAACACGACTTCAGG ACAAGACGTCTAACTTCGGTTAGCAGTGAAAGGCCATCAGAAAGGTCGGTGAGCTTTGAAGAATTGCAGGATATCGACGGTGAAGAGATCGCTACGGGAAGTATGTCTACTCAAGTTTACAGCAGCTACTTTTTATCCGGTGGTAATATCTGCTCGTTGATCATTCTCATGATAACTATCGTCATTGGTCAGCTATCAGCAAATGCAAGTGATTACTGGGTAACTTACTGGACCAATCAAAACACAAGAAGAGCTGAAATAAGAGCTAATGAAACCGCTTCCAATATTACGAGCAGCAAAAATGAAACTTCCATCGATTTTCAACAAATGTTCTGGGATCCCGATACCGAATGGTATGACCAGTATGGACTGCTGCGCTCTGACATTGCCGTTCAAGTTTACACAATGCTGATCGCAGCCACTGTCATCTTTCTCTCACTACGCAGCTTGCTTTTCATGAAGATTTGTATGACCGCTAGTCGCACTATACACGACTCCATGTTTTCGAACCTTTTGCGAGCCACCATGAGATTCTTTAACACCAACCCAACTG GAAGAATTCTGAACCGATTTTCAAAGGATGTGGGTGCAATGGATGAACTGCTACCAAGGGCAATGCTTGAGACACTTCAGGTTTTCACAGTAATGTTAGGAATACTCGTTATGGTCAGCATTGTCAACCCATGGACGATAATCCCAATGATTTTTGTGGCTGcgcttttttatttcattagaATCTACTACTTGAAGACAGCCCAGAATATCAAGCGACTTGAAGGAATAA CCAAAAGTCCTGTATTCTCCCACGTGAGCTCTACTCTCGACGGATTAACGACCATACGAAGCTGTGGTGTCCTGGTGGAAGAAATGCTAAAGCAAGAGTTTGACCATCACCAAGATTCGCATACAGGTGCCTGGTATCTCACCCTTGGGACGGCAACTGCCTTTGGGTTCACTCTCGACCTCGTGTCATGTTGTTTTACCACTTTCGTTTGCTTCTCGTTCATCCTTATAAATG ATTTCCCGGGAGGATCTGTCGGTCTGGCCATTTCACAGTGCTTGATACTGACTGGTATGGTTCAATATGGAGTGAGACTTAGTGCTGAGGTTGTTTCACAGATGACCTCAGTAGAGAGAGTTCTTCAGTATACGAACTTACCCAAGGAGGGACCTTTCACCACTGGCAGCCCTCCGCCAGATACTTGGCCTTCTCAAGGTGGTTTAGtcatgaaaaatgtttctatGAAATATAACGACGACAAACCGCCAGTGCTCAAG GGGTTAAACCTGAAGATAAACCCTGGATGGAAGGTTGGTATAGTGGGAAGGACTGGTGCAGGAAAATCCTCTCTCATCTCAGCGCTGTTTCGTTTGACTGGAGACGGACTGGAGGGTGAAATCATTCTGGACGGCGTAGATACAAAGTCGATAGGGTTACAAGAGCTACGCCCTCGAATCTCGATCATTCCCCAGGAGCCAATATTGTTCTCGGCAAGTCTTCGCTACAACTTGGACCCCTTCGACCAGTACTCAGACGCTAAGCTATGGGATAGTTTACAAGAAGTAGAACTTGGAAATTCGGTGCCTTCTCTTGACTTCCGAGTCGCTGAAGGTGGAGCCAATTTCAGCGTTGGACAGCGCCAATTGATCTGCTTGGCCAGAGCCATCCTGAGAAACAACCGATTGCTCGTCCTTGATGAAGCCACCGCTAATATTGACCGAAG CACCGACAATTTGATTCAAAACACCATAAGAAGGAGATTTGCTGATTGCACGGTCCTAACGATAGCTCATCGCTTGAACACGATAATGGACAGTGACCGAGTTCTGGTCATGGAAGGAGGCCGTATCGTG GAATTCGACCATCCATATTTGCTGTTGAAAGATCCGAATGGTCACTTTTCGCAAATGCTCCAACAAACAGGGAAAGCAATGGCAGATAAACTTGCTCTGATTGCTGAACGTACCTATCAACTAAGCGGTGAATTCAAGGAGATATCTAATGACGGCGTCACAACT TGGCGGACTTAG